The Chitinophaga niabensis genomic interval AATATTCTTCCAGTTCCCGCAGCTGCATATTGATCACGCGGGGGCTGGCATGGCTGATATACCTGTGCATTTCACTGGGTCTTCTGTATCCGCGGTTGATAGCATCTAAAATGCAGGGTTTCCATTTGCCGCCCAATACTTTGATCGCTATTTCAATACCACATTCCGGGTTTTCCGGGATTTTTTTCACGTACATAAAGGGAAGATTTAGAAGATAAAGGTAAAGATCATCGTTTTATTAACCATGCCGCAGGATAGGGAATTATTTGTCCCTACCTTCT includes:
- a CDS encoding winged helix-turn-helix transcriptional regulator — its product is MYVKKIPENPECGIEIAIKVLGGKWKPCILDAINRGYRRPSEMHRYISHASPRVINMQLRELEEYCMVSKKVYDEIPLKVEYYLTDLGQSILPIIDAMDAWGEERRELITRIDEELQGVA